The Methylobacterium sp. PvR107 genome contains a region encoding:
- a CDS encoding Do family serine endopeptidase: MLTRLALPALVAALLAAGPAAAQMARTESAKEGTPSKVVPLSKADVQLSFAPVVKRAAPSVVNVYASHVDKRSSARTSAMEEFMRRFFGEPEGGRGPRGDRAQRSLGSGVLVDGDGLVITNNHVIDNMNEVRIALADRREFEATILMRDTRTDLAVLKLKEPPKGLVPMPFGDADALEVGDFVMAIGNPFGVGQTVTQGIVSALARTQVGSADYQYFIQTDAAINPGNSGGALVDLRGQLVGINTAIYSQSGGSHGIGFAIPVGMVKAVVDAARDGASVVRRPWLGARIQSVTPDIADSMGLDHPTGVLVASLQAKSPAEDAGLKRGDLILTVDGQEVADPEAFGYRFALKGVQGQTRFGILRGTNRQTVTVKLASAPETRPRDALKVKTRSPFVGATLVNTSPAVAEEMQVDFQTDGVVVQAVDENSVAARVGLQKGDVIVAVNGVPIATTKDLDRVTRNSLNSWEVAINRNGEVLTSVFGG; encoded by the coding sequence ATGCTGACTCGCCTTGCCCTGCCCGCCCTCGTCGCAGCCCTGCTGGCCGCCGGACCGGCCGCGGCTCAGATGGCGCGCACGGAGAGCGCGAAAGAAGGGACGCCCAGCAAGGTCGTTCCCCTCAGCAAGGCCGACGTGCAGCTCTCCTTCGCCCCCGTGGTGAAGCGGGCCGCGCCCTCGGTCGTGAATGTCTACGCCTCCCACGTGGACAAGCGCTCCAGCGCCCGCACCAGCGCCATGGAGGAGTTCATGCGCCGCTTCTTCGGCGAGCCGGAGGGCGGCCGCGGCCCCCGGGGTGACCGGGCGCAGCGCTCCCTGGGTTCCGGCGTGCTGGTCGACGGCGACGGCCTCGTCATCACCAACAACCACGTCATCGACAACATGAACGAGGTGCGGATCGCCCTGGCGGACCGGCGCGAGTTCGAGGCCACGATCCTGATGCGCGACACCCGCACCGACCTGGCAGTGCTCAAGCTCAAGGAGCCGCCGAAGGGCCTCGTGCCCATGCCGTTCGGCGACGCCGATGCCCTGGAGGTCGGCGACTTCGTGATGGCGATCGGCAACCCGTTCGGCGTCGGACAGACGGTGACGCAGGGCATTGTCTCGGCGCTGGCGCGCACGCAGGTCGGCTCGGCCGACTACCAGTACTTCATCCAGACCGATGCGGCGATCAACCCGGGCAATTCCGGCGGCGCGCTGGTCGACCTGCGCGGCCAGCTCGTCGGCATCAACACCGCGATCTACTCGCAATCCGGTGGCAGTCACGGCATCGGCTTCGCGATTCCCGTAGGCATGGTCAAGGCGGTGGTCGACGCGGCCCGCGACGGGGCGAGCGTGGTGCGCCGGCCCTGGCTGGGCGCGCGGATCCAGAGCGTCACCCCCGACATCGCCGACAGCATGGGCCTCGACCATCCGACCGGCGTGCTGGTGGCGAGCCTGCAGGCCAAGAGCCCGGCCGAAGATGCGGGCCTGAAGCGCGGCGACCTGATCCTGACGGTCGATGGCCAGGAGGTCGCCGACCCGGAAGCCTTCGGCTACCGCTTCGCGCTCAAGGGCGTCCAGGGCCAGACTCGGTTCGGGATCCTGCGCGGCACGAATCGCCAGACCGTCACCGTCAAGCTGGCCTCCGCGCCGGAGACGCGCCCGCGGGACGCGCTCAAGGTGAAGACCCGCTCGCCGTTCGTGGGCGCGACGCTGGTCAACACCTCGCCGGCGGTCGCCGAGGAGATGCAGGTCGATTTCCAGACGGACGGCGTGGTGGTGCAGGCGGTGGACGAGAACTCCGTCGCGGCCCGGGTCGGGCTGCAGAAGGGCGACGTGATCGTGGCGGTCAACGGCGTGCCGATCGCGACCACCAAGGATCTCGACCGGGTCACCCGCAACAGCCTCAATTCCTGGGAGGTGGCGATCAACCGCAACGGCGAGGTCCTGACCTCGGTCTTTGGGGGCTGA